The DNA region TCTTTGACGGTGTTACTGGTCTTATGCAGATGGTGCTATTTTTCTTGCTAGGTCTTCTTTCTTTCCCTTCAAGAATATCTAATGTAGCTCCTACTGCTATATTTGTAGCACTGTTTATAACATTTGTATCTAGACCTATAGCGGTATTAGCAATATTAACTCCTTTTAAGGTATCATTAAAAAAACAGCTTTTAATCATGTGGGCTGGACTTAGAGGTGCTGCTTCCATTGTTTTTGCTATATTTGTTATAGTAAATGGAGAAGCTATTAGTTATGATATATTTCATATTGTATTTTTCTTAGCAATCATATCTGTATCTTTTCAGGGTACTTTACTTCCTATTATTGCCAAAAAACTCGGACTTGTTGATTCTGCAGAAAATGTATTAAAAACTTTCAACGACTATGTAGATGATGATGATATGGAGCTTATACAAGTTAATATCACTAAAAATCATCATTGGGTTGGCAGAGAAATTAAAGATATAGAGCTTCCAGAAAACTCAATTATTATAACAATAGAGAGGGGAGATGAAACTATTATTCCAAATGGAAGCACTATTATAAATAGCGGTGATACAATTATACTTAATGCTAAAAGAACAAAATATTATGATATCACATTAAAAGAAATAAATATTAATATAAATCACCCTTGGAAAAATAAAGAATTAAAAGATTTGAAATTGCCAAAGGATAATTTAATAGTGATGATAAAAAGAGACGGAGGCACTATTATACCGCGTGGAAACACGATGATAAAATATAGAGATGTTTTACTTATGAGAAATAATGATTAGATTAATTATTATAAAATCAATACTTGAAAAAAAATATATTGATTGTATAATATTTTCAATAAAAATAAGAAAATAATTAAAAATTAAAATATTTGTAAGGAGAAAAAATTTATGGCAGCAAAACAGTTGTTATTTGATGAAGAAGCTAGACGCTCCCTTATGCGTGGAGTAGATGCTTTAGCTAATGCAGTAAAAGTAACTTTAGGACCACGCGGACGTAATGTTGTAATAGACAAAAAATTTGGTCCTCCTACTATAATAAATGATGGTGTTACTATCGCTAAAGAAATAGAATTAGAAGACCCATTTGAAAATATGGGTGCTCAAATAGTTAAAGAAGTAGCTACTAAAACTAATGATGTTGCTGGTGACGGTACTACTACAGCTACAGTTTTAGCTCAAGCTATGGTTAAAGAAGGTTTAAAAAACGTAACTAGTGGTGCTAATCCTATGCTTATTAAAAGAGGTATAGAAAAAGCAGTTAGCGAAATAGTTGCTCATATTAAATCTGAAGCTAAACAAATTAAAGGAAAAGAAGAAATCGCTCAAGTTGCTACAATTTCTGCAAACAATGATAAAGAGATAGGTGCTTTAATAAGCGATGCTATGGAAAAAGTTGGTAAAGAAGGTGTTATCACTGTTGAAGAGGCTAAATCATTAGAAACTAGCCTTTCATTAGTTGAAGGTATGCAATTTGACAGAGGTTATATTTCTCCATATTTCGTAACTAATGGAGACAGTATGACTGCTGAATTAGAAGATGCTTTAGTTCTTATTTATGATAAAAAAATATCTAACATGAAAGAACTTCTTCCTGTACTTGAAAAAATTGCTCAAACTGGAAAACCTTTCATTATTATTGCTGAAGATATAGAATCTGAAGCTTTAGCTACTTTAGTATTAAACAAAATGAGAGGAGTATTAAATGTATGTGCAGTTAAAGCTCCTGGTTTTGGCGACAGAAGAAAAGCTATGCTTGAAGATATTGCTATATTAACAGGCGGTCAAGTTATCAGTGAAGATTTAGGTATGAAACTTGAAAATACTGGTTTAGAGCATCTTGGTAAAGCTAAAAAAATCACTGTTGATAAAGAAAACACTACTATAGTTGAAGGTGCTGGTAAAAAAGCAGATGTTCAAGCTAGAGTAGTTACTATTAAAAAACAAATAGAAGAAACTGACAGCGATTATGACAGAGAAAAATTACAAGAGAGATTAGCTAAACTTTCTGGCGGTGTTGCTGTTATTAATATTGGTGCTGCTACTGAAGTAGAAATGAAAGAGAAAAAAGCTAGAGTAGAAGATGCTTTATCTGCAACTCGTGCTGCTGTTGAAGAAGGAGTTATTCCTGGCGGCGGTATCACTTACTTACATGCTCAATCTAAACTTGATGCTATTAAATTAGAAAATCCTGATGAGCAAGTTGGTGTTAATATAGTAAAAAGAGCTATAGAAGAACCTATAAGAATGATAGCACAAAATGCTGGTTTAGACGGTTCTGTTGTTGCTATTGAAGCTAAAAAACAAAAAGGCAATATGGGTTTCAACGCTCTTACTAATGAGTGGGTTGATATGTTAAAAGCTGGTATTATTGACCCTGCTAAAGTATCTAGAAGTGCTTTACAAAATGCTGCTTCTATTGCTTCTCAAGTATTAACTGCTGAAGTTATTATTACTGATATACCTGAACCTGAAAAACCAATGCCTCCAATGCCTGGCGGCGGAATGGGTGGTATGTATTAATAATTACCATTAGCTTAAAAATAATTTTTTAATAATAAAAAGCCTTAGCGATTATTTGTTAATCGCTTGGGCTTTATTTTTATATGGAGTTTTTTGGAGTATTTTTTTATGAAAGATAAAGTGTTTAGTATAAGATTTGCTACTATAGATGATGTTTCTACTATATTAAAGTTTATTAAGGAATTAGCTTCTTATGAAAAGCTTGAAAAAGAGGTTGTTGCTACTGAGGAAATATTAAAAGAATGGATATTTGAGAAAAAGAAGGCTGAAGTTTTGATTGCTTTAGAAGATGATGTTCCTATTGGGTATGCTTTGTTTTTTCACAATTTTTCTACTTTTTTAGGTAAGGCTGGTATATATTTAGAAGATTTATATATTAGAGAGAGTTTTAGAGGGTTGGGATATGGAAAGAGGTTATTAAAGGAGCTTGCTAAGATTGCTGTTGAGAGAGGGTGTGAAAGGCTTGATTGGCAATGTTTGGATTGGAATAAGAGCAGTATTGATTTTTATTTATCTATTAATGCTGTTAAAATGGAAGATTGGTATACTTATAGGCTAAGTCATGATAATTTAAAAGAGTTCTCTAAAAAATAATAATTTTGATATTTAAACTATTAAAATATCATTGACTTTTATTATGTATTTTATATATTTATTAAAGGTTAATGTTTTTTATTTGGATTTTTTGTGAAGTTTAAATTAATTATTTTTATAGTTGTTTTATCTTTTTTGTCATTTTCTTGCGGTACAAAAAAGATTTTATCTTCATTTGAGATTAGAGATGAACTAGGAAATTATTATATAAAAAAAGTTGATTTTCCGGCATCTGCTACAATAGAAGAAAAAGTAGAGATGGCTTCAAGAGTGATACCTACAACTAATCAATATAAATGGCAAAGTTTAGAGCTTACGGCTTTTATACATTTTGGTGTAAATACTTTTACAGGTAAAGAATGGGGTACAGGAAAAGAGAGTCCTAGTATTTTTAATCCTACAAGTTTGGACGTTGAT from Brachyspira pilosicoli P43/6/78 includes:
- a CDS encoding GNAT family N-acetyltransferase, coding for MKDKVFSIRFATIDDVSTILKFIKELASYEKLEKEVVATEEILKEWIFEKKKAEVLIALEDDVPIGYALFFHNFSTFLGKAGIYLEDLYIRESFRGLGYGKRLLKELAKIAVERGCERLDWQCLDWNKSSIDFYLSINAVKMEDWYTYRLSHDNLKEFSKK
- the groL gene encoding chaperonin GroEL (60 kDa chaperone family; promotes refolding of misfolded polypeptides especially under stressful conditions; forms two stacked rings of heptamers to form a barrel-shaped 14mer; ends can be capped by GroES; misfolded proteins enter the barrel where they are refolded when GroES binds); amino-acid sequence: MAAKQLLFDEEARRSLMRGVDALANAVKVTLGPRGRNVVIDKKFGPPTIINDGVTIAKEIELEDPFENMGAQIVKEVATKTNDVAGDGTTTATVLAQAMVKEGLKNVTSGANPMLIKRGIEKAVSEIVAHIKSEAKQIKGKEEIAQVATISANNDKEIGALISDAMEKVGKEGVITVEEAKSLETSLSLVEGMQFDRGYISPYFVTNGDSMTAELEDALVLIYDKKISNMKELLPVLEKIAQTGKPFIIIAEDIESEALATLVLNKMRGVLNVCAVKAPGFGDRRKAMLEDIAILTGGQVISEDLGMKLENTGLEHLGKAKKITVDKENTTIVEGAGKKADVQARVVTIKKQIEETDSDYDREKLQERLAKLSGGVAVINIGAATEVEMKEKKARVEDALSATRAAVEEGVIPGGGITYLHAQSKLDAIKLENPDEQVGVNIVKRAIEEPIRMIAQNAGLDGSVVAIEAKKQKGNMGFNALTNEWVDMLKAGIIDPAKVSRSALQNAASIASQVLTAEVIITDIPEPEKPMPPMPGGGMGGMY
- a CDS encoding potassium/proton antiporter — translated: MNTAILISSLIIIICIVASKISMKVGVPSLLLFLVLGMLFGSDGILKIEFDNYVVAEQICTITLIFIMFYGGFGTNWKVAKPVAKKAFLLSFVGTFITSMVTGVLCYFVLKFELFESFLIASVIGSTDAASVFSILRSKNLNLKDGLASLLELESGSNDPMSYMLTVIFLGLIGKTLNSPLSIVYMVFAQIVFAVIVAALISFMAYNVLRKFKFPVSGLDTIFVLAVALLSYSLSSIVGGNGYLAVYLVGIVLGNSSIKNKVALVNFFDGVTGLMQMVLFFLLGLLSFPSRISNVAPTAIFVALFITFVSRPIAVLAILTPFKVSLKKQLLIMWAGLRGAASIVFAIFVIVNGEAISYDIFHIVFFLAIISVSFQGTLLPIIAKKLGLVDSAENVLKTFNDYVDDDDMELIQVNITKNHHWVGREIKDIELPENSIIITIERGDETIIPNGSTIINSGDTIILNAKRTKYYDITLKEINININHPWKNKELKDLKLPKDNLIVMIKRDGGTIIPRGNTMIKYRDVLLMRNND